A region of Marinomonas maritima DNA encodes the following proteins:
- a CDS encoding phosphoglycerate kinase has protein sequence MTVINMKDVDLTNKRVLIREDLNVPVKNGKVTSDARIRAALPTIKLALAAGAKVMVMSHLGRPTEGQYEDVYSLQPVATHLASLLGQDVPLVKDWLDGVDVESGQLVLVENVRFNLGEAGDDDALSRKMAALCDVFVMDAFGTAHRAQASTHGVAKFAPIACAGPLLSAELEALEKALAKPARPMAAIVGGSKVSTKLTVLESLSDKVDQLIVGGGIANTFLAAAGFPVGKSLYEKDLIPQAKALMAKTSIPLPEDVVVATAFSSDAVATVKNATDVAPDDMILDIGPKAAIAFAALLEKSQTIIWNGPVGVFEFDQFGGGTKALAMAIAKSDGFSIAGGGDTLAAVDKYNIADQVSYISTGGGAFLEFVEGKVLPAVAMLESRAQN, from the coding sequence ATGACTGTTATTAATATGAAAGACGTAGATCTGACGAATAAACGAGTGTTAATTCGTGAAGACCTAAACGTACCAGTAAAAAACGGCAAAGTAACCAGCGATGCGCGTATTCGTGCTGCATTGCCAACCATTAAATTGGCGTTGGCGGCGGGTGCGAAAGTCATGGTGATGTCTCACCTTGGTCGTCCAACAGAAGGGCAGTACGAAGACGTCTACTCGCTTCAACCTGTTGCTACACATTTAGCGAGTTTGTTAGGGCAAGATGTTCCTCTTGTTAAAGATTGGCTAGATGGTGTTGATGTTGAATCGGGTCAGTTGGTCTTGGTTGAAAATGTTCGTTTTAATTTAGGCGAAGCGGGCGATGACGATGCCTTGTCTAGAAAAATGGCGGCGTTGTGCGATGTGTTTGTGATGGATGCGTTTGGTACTGCGCATCGCGCACAAGCTTCAACTCATGGTGTGGCGAAGTTCGCTCCAATCGCTTGTGCAGGGCCATTGTTGTCAGCAGAGTTAGAAGCACTAGAAAAAGCGTTGGCAAAACCTGCACGTCCGATGGCGGCGATTGTTGGCGGGTCGAAGGTATCGACTAAACTGACCGTTCTTGAATCCTTATCAGACAAGGTTGACCAATTAATTGTGGGGGGTGGTATTGCGAATACCTTCTTGGCTGCTGCGGGCTTTCCTGTTGGAAAGTCGTTGTACGAAAAAGATTTAATACCGCAAGCTAAAGCCTTAATGGCGAAAACCAGTATTCCGCTACCTGAAGATGTTGTCGTTGCGACAGCGTTTTCTTCAGATGCAGTAGCAACCGTTAAAAATGCTACCGATGTTGCGCCTGATGACATGATTTTAGATATTGGGCCAAAAGCAGCGATTGCCTTTGCGGCTTTACTTGAAAAATCCCAGACGATTATCTGGAACGGTCCAGTGGGTGTGTTTGAGTTTGATCAGTTCGGCGGTGGTACCAAAGCGTTAGCGATGGCCATTGCAAAAAGTGACGGCTTTTCAATTGCGGGTGGTGGCGACACTTTAGCTGCGGTTGATAAGTATAATATTGCGGATCAAGTGTCCTATATTTCTACTGGCGGCGGGGCTTTTTTAGAGTTTGTTGAAGGAAAAGTGCTTCCAGCTGTTGCGATGTTGGAATCTCGCGCGC
- a CDS encoding type I glyceraldehyde-3-phosphate dehydrogenase — translation MLRVAINGYGRIGRSVLRALYENGYRDHIQVVAINELSDIQTISYLTRYDTTHGRFPQSVSTKDNALLIGDDAILCFSCVTPGEMDWASLELDMVIECSGSFSDRYGAQAYLDAGVPRMLLSQPAAADVDATIVYGFNHHDIQPHHDIVSAASCTTNCLIPVLDIIKQFSGVVHGMTQTIHSAMNDQPVIDGYHKKDLRLTRAALSSIIPVDTGLAKGITRMMPELEGKMGCNAVRVPTLNVSVIDLVLRTERDVTVEQINQQLEQAANSKYAGLMGFTKEAHASVDFNHDPRSVIIDSTQTQVIDRRMVKLLCWFDNEWGYANRMLDVATYWAGVIKQSNLD, via the coding sequence ATGTTGCGAGTCGCTATTAATGGTTATGGCCGTATAGGTCGTTCGGTATTACGAGCGCTCTATGAAAATGGCTACCGCGACCACATTCAAGTGGTTGCTATTAATGAGCTGTCTGATATTCAGACAATCAGTTACCTTACGCGCTATGACACCACTCATGGCCGCTTTCCTCAGTCTGTTTCGACTAAAGACAATGCATTACTGATTGGTGATGATGCTATCTTATGCTTTTCCTGTGTTACACCAGGTGAAATGGATTGGGCGTCTCTTGAGCTGGATATGGTGATTGAGTGCTCAGGGAGTTTTTCTGATCGCTATGGCGCGCAGGCGTATTTGGATGCGGGCGTGCCGAGAATGTTACTTTCCCAACCAGCGGCCGCTGATGTGGACGCAACGATTGTGTATGGTTTCAATCATCATGATATTCAGCCACATCACGATATTGTCTCGGCGGCGTCTTGTACCACGAATTGTTTGATTCCTGTATTGGATATTATTAAGCAATTTTCTGGTGTGGTGCATGGTATGACTCAGACGATTCATTCTGCAATGAATGATCAGCCTGTTATTGATGGATACCATAAGAAAGATTTGCGTTTGACGCGCGCCGCGTTGAGCTCAATTATTCCTGTGGATACAGGGCTAGCGAAAGGCATTACGCGGATGATGCCAGAACTAGAAGGTAAAATGGGTTGTAACGCGGTGCGTGTGCCGACCTTGAATGTCTCCGTTATTGATTTAGTGTTGCGCACAGAGCGGGATGTGACAGTAGAACAAATTAATCAGCAATTAGAGCAGGCGGCAAACTCAAAATACGCAGGCCTAATGGGATTTACTAAAGAAGCGCACGCTTCTGTGGATTTCAACCATGATCCGCGATCGGTGATTATTGACAGCACACAAACTCAGGTCATTGATCGGCGTATGGTGAAGTTACTGTGCTGGTTTGATAATGAATGGGGCTACGCTAACCGTATGTTGGATGTAGCGACGTATTGGGCGGGTGTGATTAAACAATCGAATTTAGATTAG
- the tkt gene encoding transketolase, with the protein MPSRKQLANAIRALSMDAVQKANSGHPGAPMGMADIAEVLWNDFLKHNPNNSKWVDRDRFVLSNGHGSMLIYSLLHLSGYKLPIEELKQFRQLHSKTPGHPEYGYTDGVETTTGPLGAGVSNAVGMAIAEKTLAAQFNREGHTVVDHNTYCFLGDGCLMEGISHEACSLAGTLGLGKLVAFWDDNGISIDGHVEGWFTDNTPQRFEAYGWHVIADVDGHDPVAIKAAIEAAKAETSKPTLICCKTVIGFGSPNKSGSHDCHGAPLGDAEIAAAREFLEWPYAPFEIPADVYSGWDAKEDGAAREVEWDAKFAAYQAAFPELAEEFERRVIKGELPADFEAKAQAFVQESQDKGENIASRKASQNAIGFFGAMLPELLGGSADLAGSNLTLWSGSKGIQDDPAGNYIYYGVREFGMSGIMNGASLHGGFINYGATFMMFMEYARNAVRMSALMGIQNIFVYTHDSIGQGEDGPTHQPVEQLANLRMTPNMTVWRPCDAAETAVAWKSAVERRDGPTSLVFSRQGLPAQARNAEQLANVAKGGYVLQDCAGTPNLILIATGSEVGLAMDSAKALTAKGKKVRVVSMPSTNVFDAQDAAYKASVLPTNVTKRVAIEAAHADYWYKYVGFDGAMVGMTTFGESAPGGDLLKYFGFTVENVVETAEKILAV; encoded by the coding sequence ATGCCGTCTCGGAAACAACTCGCTAACGCCATACGTGCATTAAGTATGGATGCCGTTCAAAAAGCTAATTCAGGTCACCCAGGCGCGCCAATGGGTATGGCCGATATCGCTGAAGTATTATGGAATGATTTTTTAAAGCATAACCCGAACAATTCTAAATGGGTTGATCGTGACCGCTTTGTATTGTCTAACGGTCATGGCTCCATGTTGATCTATTCTCTTTTACACCTTTCTGGCTATAAATTGCCAATTGAAGAGCTAAAACAATTTCGCCAGCTTCACTCTAAAACACCAGGTCACCCAGAATACGGCTACACCGATGGCGTAGAAACCACCACGGGCCCTTTAGGCGCGGGTGTTAGTAACGCGGTAGGTATGGCCATTGCTGAGAAGACCTTGGCCGCGCAGTTTAACCGTGAAGGTCATACTGTAGTTGACCACAATACTTATTGCTTCCTTGGCGATGGCTGTTTGATGGAAGGCATTTCCCACGAAGCCTGTTCATTAGCGGGTACCTTGGGATTAGGCAAGTTGGTTGCGTTTTGGGATGACAACGGTATTTCTATCGATGGTCATGTTGAAGGCTGGTTTACAGACAACACGCCGCAACGTTTTGAAGCCTATGGCTGGCATGTTATTGCAGACGTAGATGGTCACGATCCAGTGGCAATTAAAGCGGCGATTGAGGCGGCGAAAGCAGAAACTAGCAAGCCTACTTTGATTTGCTGCAAAACAGTGATTGGTTTTGGTTCTCCAAACAAATCTGGCAGCCATGATTGCCATGGTGCGCCATTGGGTGATGCTGAAATTGCAGCAGCGCGTGAATTTCTTGAATGGCCTTATGCTCCTTTCGAAATCCCTGCTGATGTATATTCTGGTTGGGATGCGAAAGAAGACGGCGCGGCTCGTGAAGTTGAATGGGACGCGAAATTTGCTGCGTATCAAGCGGCTTTCCCAGAGTTGGCGGAAGAATTTGAACGTCGTGTAATTAAAGGCGAATTGCCAGCGGATTTCGAAGCTAAAGCACAAGCTTTTGTTCAAGAAAGCCAAGACAAAGGCGAGAACATTGCTAGCCGTAAAGCATCACAAAATGCGATCGGTTTCTTTGGCGCTATGTTGCCTGAATTGCTAGGTGGTTCTGCGGATCTTGCTGGTTCTAACTTGACGCTATGGTCTGGTTCGAAAGGCATTCAAGATGATCCTGCTGGCAACTACATTTATTACGGTGTTCGTGAGTTTGGTATGAGCGGCATCATGAATGGTGCGTCTTTGCACGGTGGTTTTATCAACTACGGCGCGACCTTCATGATGTTCATGGAATACGCACGTAACGCGGTACGTATGTCTGCGTTGATGGGTATTCAAAACATCTTTGTGTATACCCATGACTCCATTGGTCAGGGTGAAGATGGCCCAACTCACCAGCCTGTTGAGCAGTTGGCTAACTTGCGTATGACACCAAACATGACGGTTTGGCGTCCATGTGATGCGGCTGAAACGGCGGTGGCTTGGAAATCCGCGGTTGAGCGTCGTGACGGTCCAACGTCACTGGTCTTCTCTCGCCAAGGATTGCCCGCACAAGCACGTAATGCTGAACAGTTAGCAAATGTTGCGAAAGGTGGTTACGTTCTTCAGGATTGCGCTGGTACACCAAACCTTATTTTGATTGCGACCGGTTCTGAAGTCGGTCTTGCAATGGACTCTGCTAAAGCATTAACCGCGAAAGGTAAAAAAGTGCGAGTTGTGTCTATGCCATCGACTAATGTGTTTGATGCTCAAGATGCCGCGTATAAAGCGTCTGTATTACCAACTAACGTAACTAAACGTGTTGCTATTGAAGCCGCGCATGCTGACTACTGGTACAAGTATGTTGGGTTTGACGGCGCTATGGTAGGTATGACCACATTTGGTGAGTCGGCTCCTGGCGGAGACCTTCTAAAATACTTCGGTTTTACCGTAGAAAATGTTGTCGAAACTGCCGAGAAGATCTTAGCAGTGTAA
- the metK gene encoding methionine adenosyltransferase, with protein sequence MSEYSLFTSESVSEGHPDKIADQVSDAILDAILAKDPEARVACETLVKTGMVLVAGEVRTNAWVDIEEIARSVIREIGYNSSDMGFDWESCAVMNAIGKQSAEIAMGVDEADEHEQGAGDQGLMFGFATNETDVLMPAPITYAHRLVKRQAEVRKNGTLDFLRPDAKSQVTFRYDENGKPCAIDAVVLSTQHSKSIKQADLREAVMEEIIKPVLPAEWLSKETKYFINPTGQFIIGGPVGDCGLTGRKIIVDTYGGMARHGGGAFSGKDPSKVDRSAAYAGRYVAKNIVAAGLADKCEIQISYAIGVAEPTSISINTFGTGKVSDTVISQLVREHFELRPAGLIKMLDLKRPIYLPTAAYGHFGREGENFTWEKTDKADVLRKVAGL encoded by the coding sequence ATGTCCGAATATTCTTTATTCACCTCAGAATCCGTGTCTGAAGGTCATCCAGATAAAATTGCAGACCAAGTATCTGACGCCATTCTAGACGCCATCCTAGCAAAAGACCCAGAAGCCCGTGTGGCGTGTGAAACCCTAGTAAAAACAGGCATGGTATTGGTGGCGGGTGAAGTGCGCACCAACGCTTGGGTCGATATTGAAGAGATTGCTCGCAGCGTTATCCGCGAAATTGGCTACAACAGTTCAGACATGGGATTCGATTGGGAGTCTTGTGCCGTGATGAACGCCATTGGTAAACAGTCGGCAGAAATCGCGATGGGCGTTGATGAAGCAGATGAACACGAACAAGGCGCAGGCGACCAAGGCTTAATGTTCGGTTTTGCGACCAATGAAACCGACGTGTTAATGCCTGCACCGATTACTTATGCGCACCGTCTAGTTAAACGCCAAGCCGAAGTCCGCAAAAATGGTACATTAGACTTTCTTCGTCCAGACGCAAAAAGCCAAGTCACCTTCCGCTACGACGAAAACGGCAAGCCTTGCGCGATTGATGCGGTTGTTTTGTCAACGCAACATAGCAAATCGATAAAACAAGCCGATCTTCGTGAAGCGGTCATGGAAGAAATCATCAAGCCGGTTCTTCCTGCAGAATGGTTATCTAAAGAAACCAAGTACTTCATCAACCCAACGGGGCAGTTCATCATTGGTGGGCCAGTCGGTGATTGTGGTTTAACCGGTCGTAAAATCATTGTTGATACATACGGCGGCATGGCGCGTCACGGTGGTGGTGCTTTCTCAGGTAAAGATCCATCCAAAGTTGACCGTTCTGCGGCGTACGCTGGGCGCTATGTGGCGAAAAACATTGTTGCGGCGGGCCTTGCAGACAAATGTGAAATCCAGATCTCCTACGCCATTGGTGTAGCAGAGCCAACATCGATTAGCATTAATACTTTCGGTACTGGCAAAGTAAGCGATACCGTTATTTCACAATTGGTTCGCGAGCACTTTGAATTACGCCCAGCGGGTTTAATAAAAATGCTCGATCTAAAACGTCCAATTTATCTGCCAACGGCGGCTTACGGGCACTTTGGTCGCGAAGGCGAGAATTTCACTTGGGAAAAAACTGACAAAGCCGACGTATTACGTAAAGTCGCTGGTTTATAA
- a CDS encoding 16S rRNA (uracil(1498)-N(3))-methyltransferase, which translates to MRIPRIFIDTELNENTTLTLPDSSFQHLCKVLRLKSDHPIRVFNGKGGQFNATLCDVEKRSANIRIADFEALNNESPIQVTIGQTLSRGERMDYAIQKAVEAGVYVIQPLFSERCEVKLQDSRAEKRLQHWQQVAISATEQCGRGIVPIVCSPLELSDWIVNCNEMLKLTLHHHSAKPIRHFERPTNNRVCLLIGPEGGLSSDEVQLAENNGFNAISLGPRVLRTETAPVVALSVINTLWGDI; encoded by the coding sequence ATGCGTATTCCAAGAATTTTTATCGATACAGAGCTCAATGAGAATACGACCCTTACCCTACCTGATTCGTCATTTCAGCATTTATGCAAAGTGCTACGATTAAAATCAGATCATCCTATTAGAGTCTTTAACGGCAAAGGAGGTCAGTTTAATGCCACCTTATGTGATGTAGAGAAACGTAGCGCAAACATCCGTATTGCCGACTTTGAAGCACTGAATAATGAATCACCAATACAAGTTACCATCGGGCAAACATTGTCCCGAGGTGAGCGAATGGACTATGCTATTCAAAAAGCAGTCGAAGCTGGCGTCTACGTCATTCAGCCACTGTTCAGTGAACGCTGTGAAGTTAAATTACAAGACAGCCGAGCCGAGAAACGCCTACAGCATTGGCAACAAGTAGCGATTAGCGCAACGGAACAATGTGGTCGAGGTATTGTCCCTATTGTCTGTTCGCCATTAGAATTGAGCGATTGGATCGTGAATTGTAATGAAATGTTAAAGCTAACACTGCATCATCACAGTGCAAAACCCATTCGTCATTTTGAACGTCCAACAAACAACAGAGTTTGTTTACTCATAGGACCTGAAGGTGGTTTAAGCAGTGATGAAGTCCAACTCGCTGAAAACAATGGTTTTAATGCTATTTCTTTAGGCCCAAGAGTACTAAGAACTGAAACAGCCCCAGTGGTTGCTCTTAGTGTTATTAATACTTTGTGGGGCGATATTTAA
- a CDS encoding TolC family outer membrane protein, which produces MFYRIVMICTVYTGTLFLPATAQAVSLEEATYTAIENSPTVKQSIAQYREFKENTELARRSGYYPSADISAGIGHETTYADNATSDDIDLTRRELTLSLNQPLFNGFSTQNDVERLSSEAEAQRWAALIAVENTALEVAQVYANILRYRELVTLAELNLKTHERIYGQIKLKSDSGIGRQSDLSQITARLAKAHANHFAAINNLTDAESNYHNIVGEFPPKNLIYPVPDNDLLPKDLDSAINEALKKNPAIEGAYWDVAATESLQKVIDADNYPSVNFVVERTWNNNIDGREGSSEDLLAMVRLNYNLYSGGTHKRKKEAAVQQNVQATEIRRQTIRDTELTVRLSWAAFEATNGQKEHLRQYVIATKESQIAYEKQFRLGRRTLLDVLDNENELFQARQDYVNADYDELFSEFRLFNAKGELMRAFRIYRPQLLGFNDEFDKKQAPPTARLNAVDELKAAENTIQEDSSTSPQSSPTNNTQSTQESELFLDAGGNTGSW; this is translated from the coding sequence ATGTTTTACCGAATAGTTATGATTTGCACGGTTTATACAGGGACGCTTTTTTTACCGGCCACCGCACAAGCCGTTTCACTCGAAGAGGCAACGTATACCGCAATAGAAAACAGCCCGACTGTTAAGCAATCTATTGCGCAATATCGCGAGTTTAAAGAAAACACTGAGTTAGCTCGTCGTTCCGGCTATTACCCGAGCGCGGACATCTCCGCTGGGATAGGGCACGAAACCACTTACGCGGATAACGCCACCTCGGATGATATCGACCTGACTCGCCGAGAGTTAACATTGTCGCTTAATCAACCTCTTTTCAATGGCTTTTCGACACAAAACGACGTGGAACGACTGTCCAGTGAAGCAGAAGCCCAGCGCTGGGCTGCGCTGATTGCAGTAGAAAATACCGCACTCGAAGTCGCTCAAGTTTACGCCAACATTTTACGATACCGTGAACTCGTTACTCTTGCCGAACTGAACTTAAAAACACACGAACGCATTTATGGGCAAATCAAACTAAAAAGTGATTCTGGCATTGGACGTCAATCAGACCTGAGCCAAATAACCGCTCGTCTTGCTAAGGCACACGCGAATCACTTCGCGGCAATCAACAACCTGACAGATGCGGAAAGTAACTATCACAATATCGTTGGAGAGTTTCCACCTAAAAATCTTATTTACCCCGTACCTGATAACGACTTGCTGCCAAAGGATCTGGATTCTGCCATCAATGAAGCACTGAAGAAAAACCCAGCAATCGAAGGGGCGTATTGGGATGTTGCCGCAACAGAAAGTCTCCAAAAAGTCATCGATGCTGACAACTATCCTAGCGTGAACTTTGTCGTAGAGCGGACATGGAATAATAATATAGACGGTAGAGAAGGCTCAAGCGAAGACTTGCTTGCTATGGTGCGCCTAAACTATAACCTGTACAGCGGTGGAACACACAAACGAAAAAAAGAAGCCGCGGTTCAGCAAAATGTTCAAGCAACAGAAATACGACGTCAAACCATTAGAGACACAGAACTCACCGTTCGACTATCATGGGCGGCTTTTGAAGCCACTAATGGCCAAAAAGAACACCTCCGACAATATGTTATTGCCACGAAAGAGTCTCAAATAGCGTACGAAAAACAATTTCGCCTAGGGCGTCGTACACTGTTAGACGTACTTGATAATGAAAATGAGCTGTTCCAAGCTCGCCAAGACTACGTGAACGCAGACTATGATGAACTCTTCTCTGAATTTCGTCTCTTTAATGCAAAGGGTGAACTGATGCGTGCCTTTCGTATTTATCGCCCTCAGTTGCTTGGTTTTAATGATGAGTTTGATAAAAAACAAGCGCCACCGACGGCTCGCCTAAACGCCGTTGATGAGCTAAAAGCGGCTGAAAATACGATACAAGAGGATTCCTCTACATCACCTCAATCTTCACCAACAAATAACACTCAGAGCACACAAGAAAGTGAGCTTTTTCTTGATGCCGGTGGTAATACAGGAAGTTGGTAA
- the gshB gene encoding glutathione synthase, producing the protein MTIKLGIVMDPISSINYKKDTSLAMLWAAAEKGWQLIYMEQKDLFLDNGKAYAMTRPLNVHKDPAHFYDLGEESKMPLGELDVILMRKDPPFDSEFVYSTMILEQAERDGALVVNNPKSLRDCNEKLFATQFPQCCPPVLVTRRADLLKNFHKEHGDVIFKPLDGMGGTSIFRIKPDDSNVSVIIETLTNMGVEQIMAQKFIPEIKQGDKRILVVDGEPVPFALARIPASGETRGNLAAGGRGEGRPLTDRDRWICDQVIPSLKEKGLMFVGLDVIGDYLTEINVTSPTCVRELDTQFDLNIAMTLIEAIEKRLQ; encoded by the coding sequence ATGACTATCAAACTCGGCATTGTAATGGATCCAATTTCATCCATTAACTACAAAAAAGACACGTCACTCGCCATGCTATGGGCTGCAGCAGAAAAGGGCTGGCAACTTATTTACATGGAACAGAAAGACTTGTTTTTAGACAATGGCAAAGCGTACGCCATGACTCGCCCTCTAAATGTTCATAAAGATCCTGCTCATTTTTATGATCTAGGCGAAGAAAGCAAAATGCCATTAGGCGAGCTAGATGTAATTTTAATGCGAAAAGATCCGCCATTTGATAGCGAATTCGTCTACAGCACCATGATTTTGGAACAAGCAGAAAGAGACGGCGCTCTTGTTGTCAATAATCCCAAAAGCTTACGCGACTGCAATGAAAAGCTTTTTGCCACCCAATTTCCACAATGCTGCCCACCGGTATTAGTTACCCGACGTGCTGATTTACTGAAAAACTTTCATAAAGAACATGGCGATGTGATTTTCAAACCGCTAGATGGCATGGGTGGCACGTCTATCTTCCGCATTAAGCCTGACGATTCCAACGTTAGTGTAATCATTGAAACACTAACGAACATGGGTGTTGAACAGATTATGGCGCAAAAGTTTATCCCTGAGATAAAACAAGGTGATAAACGTATTCTTGTTGTGGATGGCGAACCGGTGCCATTTGCACTCGCGCGTATTCCAGCCTCAGGTGAGACCCGAGGCAACTTAGCCGCGGGCGGGCGTGGAGAAGGCAGACCATTAACAGATCGTGACCGTTGGATTTGCGACCAAGTTATCCCTTCGTTAAAAGAGAAAGGGCTGATGTTTGTTGGCTTAGACGTTATCGGTGATTACCTCACCGAAATCAATGTCACAAGCCCAACCTGTGTCCGTGAATTAGACACTCAATTCGACTTGAATATTGCCATGACCTTGATAGAAGCTATAGAAAAGCGTCTTCAGTAA
- a CDS encoding energy transducer TonB: MRTIDKFSVALFIAISVHVLMVMVIGFDFELPAPKPKTLEVTLVQHTTKAPKDADFIAQANQQASGTELRKQKLTTTENSRFLSDTIQEISPPVQPQLASAEPIDEPSLLATKHQKAIFEIANESEKEPKTLEEQFRGETQIPSHLSNDIATLEALLDQQRQSYAKRPRIRRLTSVSAKAAVDAQYLDDWRRRIERIGNIHYPEEAKRNHLYGELRLAVILLPNGYVDDIEVLHSSGVRVLDGAAMRIVRLAEPFQVFPTELKKEVDKLEIIRTWRFVPGDQLQSQ; the protein is encoded by the coding sequence ATGCGAACAATAGATAAATTTTCTGTCGCACTCTTCATTGCCATTAGCGTTCATGTGCTAATGGTGATGGTGATTGGCTTCGACTTTGAACTGCCCGCACCTAAGCCAAAAACGCTTGAAGTGACCTTGGTTCAACATACGACGAAAGCGCCAAAGGATGCTGACTTCATCGCCCAAGCAAATCAACAAGCAAGTGGAACAGAGCTGCGCAAGCAAAAGCTTACCACCACAGAAAATTCACGTTTTTTATCCGATACGATTCAAGAAATTTCGCCTCCAGTCCAACCACAACTGGCTTCTGCAGAACCCATTGACGAGCCAAGCTTATTAGCCACAAAACACCAAAAAGCCATCTTTGAAATAGCCAATGAATCAGAGAAAGAGCCCAAAACCCTTGAAGAACAATTTCGTGGTGAAACGCAAATTCCGAGTCATCTATCTAATGACATAGCCACTTTAGAGGCCTTGCTCGATCAACAACGTCAATCCTATGCAAAACGCCCAAGAATACGACGACTCACCTCTGTTTCAGCCAAGGCGGCTGTGGACGCTCAATACCTCGATGATTGGCGGCGAAGAATTGAACGCATTGGCAACATACACTACCCAGAAGAAGCGAAACGTAACCACCTCTATGGCGAGCTGCGCTTGGCCGTTATCTTGCTACCTAATGGGTATGTGGATGATATTGAAGTACTTCACTCCTCAGGCGTCAGAGTATTAGATGGCGCCGCCATGCGGATCGTTCGCTTAGCCGAACCTTTTCAAGTTTTTCCAACGGAGTTAAAAAAAGAAGTGGATAAACTGGAGATAATTCGCACATGGCGATTTGTTCCTGGCGACCAATTACAAAGCCAATAA
- the rpoH gene encoding RNA polymerase sigma factor RpoH, producing the protein MGKTLQPTDIMIPGQNLESYIQAVSRIPILTADEEKTLAERLYYQEDLEAARTLVMSHLRFVVHIAKSYSGYGLAQGDLIQEGNVGLMKAVKRFNPEVGVRLVSFAVHWIKAEIHEFILKNWRIVKVATTKAQRKMFFNLRSAKKTLSWFSNSEVESVASDLGVTPEVVRQMEGRLSSSDMAFDASADDDDESAFKAPSQYLEDHRADPATLLENGNWEEDSNQRLEVAMSDLDERSRNILVQRWLSDAKSTLHELADEYGVSAERIRQLEKNAMKKIRLAMGDGQFD; encoded by the coding sequence ATGGGTAAAACTCTCCAGCCTACGGATATTATGATTCCAGGCCAGAACCTAGAGTCCTACATACAAGCCGTTAGCCGAATTCCGATTTTAACCGCTGACGAAGAAAAAACCTTGGCAGAGCGTCTTTATTATCAAGAAGACCTTGAGGCTGCGCGTACCTTGGTTATGTCTCATTTAAGGTTTGTAGTACATATTGCAAAAAGTTACTCTGGCTACGGTTTAGCTCAGGGTGATTTGATTCAGGAAGGTAATGTTGGCTTGATGAAAGCGGTAAAGCGTTTTAATCCTGAGGTTGGTGTACGACTTGTTTCTTTCGCCGTACATTGGATTAAAGCCGAAATTCATGAATTTATTCTGAAAAACTGGCGTATTGTTAAAGTAGCGACTACGAAAGCACAGCGTAAAATGTTCTTTAATTTGCGCAGCGCGAAAAAAACGCTATCTTGGTTCAGTAATTCAGAAGTCGAGTCTGTCGCTAGCGATTTAGGCGTAACGCCTGAAGTGGTTCGTCAAATGGAAGGTCGTTTAAGCTCTTCTGATATGGCATTCGATGCTTCAGCGGACGATGACGATGAGAGTGCTTTCAAGGCGCCATCACAGTATTTAGAAGACCATCGAGCTGACCCTGCGACCTTGCTTGAAAATGGTAACTGGGAAGAAGACTCGAATCAGCGACTCGAAGTAGCGATGTCCGATCTTGATGAGCGTAGCCGCAATATTCTTGTTCAGCGCTGGTTGTCTGATGCGAAATCAACCTTACATGAGTTGGCCGATGAATACGGTGTGTCAGCAGAACGTATTCGACAGCTTGAGAAGAACGCAATGAAAAAAATACGTCTTGCGATGGGCGATGGTCAATTTGATTGA